From the Streptomonospora nanhaiensis genome, the window AGCGCCTCGTCGATCATCAGCACGTCGTGCTTCTTGGCCGAGGCGATCGAGAACCGCAGCCGCGCCGCCATGCCCGAGGAGTAGGCGCGCATCGGCAGCGAGCTGAAGTCGCCCTTCTCGTTGATCCCGGAGAACTTGATGATCTCGTCGCGCTTGGCGTGCGCCTCCTCCGGGGTCATGCCCATGGCCAAACAGCCCAGGATCACGTTGCGCTCGCCGCTGAGGTCGTTCATCAGCGCGGCGTTGACGCCCAGCAGCGAGGGCTGGCCGTTGGTGTAGACGCGCCCGCTCTCGGGCGGCATGAGTCCGGCGATGGCCCGCAGCATGGTGGACTTGCCCGAGCCGTTGGAGCCGATCAGCCCGATCGCCTCGCCCCGGTAGGCGGTGAAGCTGACGCCCTTGACGGCGTGCACCTCGCGCCCGCGCTTGGGCTGGCGGCCGGTGACGAACCGCTTGAGCCGGGCCCGGGCGCTCTCCTTGGCGGCGGGGACGGCGCGGCCCTTGGCGCCGGCGCCGCGCAGCCGGTAGACCACGTGCAGGTTGTCGACGATGACCGTGGGCTGCCGCTCCTCGGTGGCCGCGGCCGCCTCGGCGGCGGGGCCCGCCTGCGTCACCGGTGCGGTGCCGTTCTCGGTGCGCTGCTCAGTCACGGCCGTACTCCTCCTCAGCCCGCCAGAAGTAGATGAATCCGCCGATGAAGGCGAGCAGGGCCCAGCCCAGC encodes:
- a CDS encoding ABC transporter ATP-binding protein → MTEQRTENGTAPVTQAGPAAEAAAATEERQPTVIVDNLHVVYRLRGAGAKGRAVPAAKESARARLKRFVTGRQPKRGREVHAVKGVSFTAYRGEAIGLIGSNGSGKSTMLRAIAGLMPPESGRVYTNGQPSLLGVNAALMNDLSGERNVILGCLAMGMTPEEAHAKRDEIIKFSGINEKGDFSSLPMRAYSSGMAARLRFSIASAKKHDVLMIDEALATGDRKFRKRSEARIRKLREEAGTVFLVSHSNKSIKDTCNRVLWLESGNLVMDGETDEVLAAYEEFMSS